In Agrobacterium tumefaciens, a single genomic region encodes these proteins:
- a CDS encoding diacylglycerol/lipid kinase family protein, whose translation MKLIAIFNRDGGTFRTTDMDAYCEHARAVFSRAGHEIDCRLVSGKDIVEEMERAADEPDIEGIIAGGGDGTISAAAAIAWKHGIALGIVPAGTMNLFARSLKLPLDIRQALETLANGKIANVDIASVNGRLFVHQFSAGLHSRMVRYRNNLAFASRLGKIKASIRAAISVILNPPVFEVQYTVNGTTQHRKVSAISVSNNEFGQNSLLVADNVSGGHLGFYLTDPLRPSGVAKLAFDILRGKLKENAAVTATTVTDVELHFPKKRHDLRCVIDGELLPMERDVALKVHAGELKVLVGPAFFT comes from the coding sequence ATGAAGCTCATTGCAATTTTCAATCGCGACGGCGGCACATTTCGCACCACGGATATGGACGCCTATTGCGAGCATGCCCGCGCGGTCTTCTCCCGCGCCGGCCACGAGATCGATTGCCGTCTGGTTTCCGGCAAGGATATCGTCGAGGAGATGGAACGCGCCGCCGATGAGCCTGATATCGAGGGCATCATTGCCGGCGGCGGTGACGGCACGATTTCGGCCGCTGCGGCCATCGCCTGGAAACACGGCATTGCGCTTGGCATCGTTCCGGCCGGCACCATGAACCTCTTTGCCCGCTCGCTGAAGCTGCCGCTCGACATTCGCCAGGCACTGGAAACGCTGGCGAATGGCAAGATTGCCAACGTCGATATCGCCAGCGTCAATGGCCGTCTCTTCGTGCACCAGTTTTCCGCCGGCCTGCATTCGCGCATGGTGCGCTACCGCAACAATCTCGCCTTCGCTTCCCGTCTCGGCAAGATCAAGGCGAGCATCCGCGCTGCCATCAGCGTCATCCTCAATCCGCCGGTCTTCGAGGTGCAATATACCGTCAATGGCACGACGCAGCACCGCAAGGTCTCGGCCATCTCCGTCTCCAACAACGAGTTTGGCCAGAATTCATTGCTGGTGGCGGACAATGTCTCGGGCGGCCATCTCGGCTTTTACCTCACCGATCCGCTGCGCCCCTCAGGCGTTGCAAAACTCGCCTTCGACATTCTGCGCGGCAAGCTGAAGGAAAATGCCGCCGTGACAGCAACGACCGTGACGGATGTGGAACTGCATTTCCCGAAGAAACGCCATGATCTGCGCTGCGTCATCGATGGTGAACTGTTACCGATGGAACGGGATGTGGCACTGAAGGTTCACGCCGGCGAATTGAAGGTGCTGGTGGGGCCAGCATTTTTCACGTAG
- a CDS encoding aspartate aminotransferase family protein — translation MNEISKPISNLAAIDAAHHLHPFSDMGKLNAAGTRIIERAEGVFIYDSTGKKYLDAFAGLWCVNIGYGRREIADVVQRQMNELPYYNAFFGTTTPPATLLAQKIASRAGPKMNHVFFTNSGSEATDTWFRMARVYWKALGHPTKTKVIARRNGYHGSTVAGASLGGMKWMHEQGSLPIEGVAHIGQPYWYAEGGDLSPTEFGLKVARELDAKIDELGEENVAAFVAEPIQGAGGVIVPPETYWPEIARICKARNILLVSDEVICGFGRLGSWFGYQHFGVEPDFAPVAKGLSSGYLPIGGVIVSDRVAEVMLSEVGDFNHGFTYSGHPVCAAAALENLRIIEDEGLVERVRDDIGPYFSEGWKCLTDHELVGEAVNVGLMGGLQITADKATRRRFAKPDDIGTAVRNHCLANGLVMRATGDRMLASPALTISRSEVDQIMETLRKGLDHLRDTREHF, via the coding sequence ATGAATGAAATCTCCAAGCCGATCTCCAATCTCGCCGCCATCGATGCCGCTCATCACCTTCATCCCTTTTCCGACATGGGCAAGCTGAACGCCGCCGGCACCCGCATCATCGAGCGAGCCGAAGGGGTGTTCATCTATGACAGCACCGGCAAGAAATATCTCGATGCCTTTGCCGGCCTCTGGTGCGTGAATATCGGTTATGGACGCCGCGAGATCGCCGATGTCGTGCAGCGCCAGATGAATGAATTGCCGTATTACAACGCGTTCTTCGGCACCACCACGCCGCCCGCGACACTTCTGGCGCAGAAGATCGCCTCTCGCGCCGGGCCAAAGATGAACCATGTGTTCTTCACCAATTCCGGTTCGGAAGCCACCGACACCTGGTTCCGAATGGCGCGAGTCTACTGGAAGGCGCTCGGCCACCCGACGAAGACGAAGGTCATTGCCCGCCGCAACGGCTATCATGGCTCGACGGTGGCCGGTGCTTCGCTCGGCGGCATGAAGTGGATGCACGAGCAGGGCAGCCTGCCGATCGAGGGTGTGGCCCATATCGGCCAGCCCTATTGGTATGCCGAGGGTGGCGATCTCTCACCGACCGAATTCGGCCTGAAGGTGGCCCGTGAACTGGACGCGAAGATCGATGAACTCGGCGAGGAGAATGTCGCCGCTTTCGTGGCCGAACCCATTCAGGGCGCTGGCGGCGTCATCGTGCCGCCGGAGACCTACTGGCCGGAAATCGCCCGCATCTGCAAGGCGCGCAACATCCTTCTCGTCTCCGATGAAGTTATCTGCGGTTTCGGCCGTCTCGGCTCGTGGTTCGGTTACCAGCATTTTGGCGTGGAACCGGATTTCGCCCCCGTGGCCAAGGGACTGTCATCAGGTTATCTGCCGATTGGCGGTGTCATCGTCTCCGACCGGGTGGCGGAGGTGATGTTGTCTGAGGTCGGTGATTTCAACCACGGCTTCACCTATTCCGGCCATCCCGTCTGCGCTGCCGCGGCACTGGAAAATCTCCGCATCATCGAGGATGAGGGGCTGGTGGAGCGGGTGCGCGACGATATCGGCCCCTATTTCTCCGAGGGCTGGAAATGCCTCACCGATCACGAACTGGTGGGCGAGGCAGTGAATGTTGGCCTGATGGGCGGCCTGCAGATAACGGCCGACAAGGCCACCCGCAGGCGTTTCGCCAAACCTGACGATATCGGCACAGCAGTGCGCAACCATTGTCTGGCAAACGGCCTCGTGATGCGAGCCACGGGCGATCGCATGCTGGCCTCGCCAGCGTTGACCATCAGCCGTTCCGAAGTCGATCAAATCATGGAGACACTGCGCAAGGGGCTCGACCACCTGCGCGATACGCGAGAGCATTTCTAG
- a CDS encoding type II toxin-antitoxin system VapB family antitoxin: protein MRTNIELDDALIAEAMEITGLSTKKATVEKALRDLVENLGRRKALQELRGIGWSGDLENVRNSWSAEDIKSQDAAE, encoded by the coding sequence ATGCGTACCAACATCGAACTTGATGACGCCTTGATCGCCGAGGCGATGGAAATCACAGGCCTCTCGACGAAAAAGGCAACCGTTGAGAAGGCGTTGCGCGATCTCGTGGAGAATCTCGGGCGGCGTAAAGCGTTGCAGGAACTGAGAGGCATCGGCTGGAGTGGCGATCTGGAAAATGTGCGCAATAGCTGGAGCGCAGAAGATATCAAATCGCAAGATGCCGCAGAATGA
- a CDS encoding undecaprenyl-diphosphate phosphatase, with amino-acid sequence MSMGWMEAGFLGLLQGLTEFLPVSSSAHLRIAGEFLPSGTDPGAAFTAITQIGTEMAVLVYFWSDIMRIAAAWLRQNLRLGEYNKADARLGWLIIVGSVPIVFLGLFFKDAIEHSLRNLYITAVMLIVFGIVLGLADRIGEKRYKLNQLIWRDGILFGFAQAMALIPGVSRSGGTISAGLLLGYTREAAARYSFLLAVPAVFGSGFYQLFKSIGEDNPVGWGQTGLATLIAFVVGYAVIVVFLKLVSTKSYMPFVWYRVVIGFILLALLGTGVISAGG; translated from the coding sequence ATGAGCATGGGTTGGATGGAGGCCGGATTTCTTGGCCTTTTGCAGGGACTTACGGAATTTCTTCCGGTTTCTTCAAGCGCGCATCTGAGGATCGCCGGGGAGTTCCTGCCGTCAGGCACTGATCCTGGGGCAGCCTTCACGGCAATTACCCAGATCGGCACGGAAATGGCGGTGCTGGTCTATTTCTGGTCCGACATCATGCGGATTGCGGCCGCCTGGCTCAGGCAGAACCTGCGGCTTGGCGAGTATAACAAGGCCGATGCGCGGCTCGGCTGGCTGATTATCGTCGGTTCGGTGCCGATCGTGTTTCTGGGGCTGTTCTTCAAGGATGCGATCGAACATTCGCTGCGCAACCTCTATATCACCGCCGTGATGCTGATCGTCTTCGGCATCGTTCTTGGCCTTGCCGACAGGATCGGGGAAAAGCGCTACAAGCTGAACCAGTTGATCTGGCGCGATGGCATCCTTTTCGGTTTCGCGCAGGCCATGGCGCTCATTCCCGGCGTTTCGCGTTCGGGCGGCACCATCAGCGCTGGCCTGCTTCTGGGTTATACCCGCGAGGCGGCGGCCCGTTATTCCTTCCTGCTCGCCGTTCCCGCCGTCTTCGGCTCCGGCTTTTACCAGCTGTTCAAAAGTATCGGCGAGGACAATCCGGTCGGTTGGGGCCAGACCGGGCTTGCGACCCTCATCGCCTTCGTGGTCGGTTACGCCGTGATCGTCGTTTTCCTGAAGCTGGTCTCGACCAAGAGCTACATGCCCTTCGTCTGGTACCGCGTGGTCATCGGCTTCATCCTGCTCGCCCTGTTGGGGACGGGCGTCATCAGCGCCGGCGGCTGA
- the amn gene encoding AMP nucleosidase yields MTIAKPTIPPFTFISPEPFAPQTFTDPKEAVAALTALYERNTAFLINSFTDLAKGAPITGRYRACYPQVSLETATFGHVDSRLSYGHVSAPGVYTTTITRPELFRHYLKEQLGLLMKNHGVPVTVAESATPIPLHFAFGEGAYVEAAAASSLSDVPLRDLFDTPDLNNTDDLIANGEYDQVPGEPAPLAPFTAQRIDYSLARLSHYTATSASHFQNFVLFTNYQFYIDEFAAWARQLMKNGGEGYTAFVEPGNIVTQAGSDRPQTDAVLARLPQMPAYHLKKKGHAGITLVNIGVGPSNAKTITDHIAVLRPHAWLMVGHCAGLRNSQRLGDYVLAHAYVREDHVLDDDLPVWVPIPALAEVQLALEGAVAEVTGYEGFELKRIMRTGTVATIDNRNWELRDQAGPVKRLSQSRAIALDMESATIAANGFRFRVPYGTLLCVSDKPLHGELKLPGMATEFYRTQVAQHLQIGIRAVQKLAAMPTETLHSRKLRSFYETAFQ; encoded by the coding sequence ATGACAATAGCAAAACCAACGATTCCGCCCTTCACCTTCATCAGCCCCGAGCCTTTCGCGCCGCAGACATTCACGGACCCGAAAGAAGCTGTGGCGGCTTTGACCGCGCTTTACGAACGCAATACGGCGTTCCTCATCAACTCTTTCACCGACCTTGCCAAGGGTGCGCCGATTACCGGCCGCTACCGCGCCTGCTACCCGCAGGTCAGCCTCGAGACGGCCACCTTCGGCCATGTCGATTCGCGTCTCTCCTACGGTCATGTCTCCGCCCCCGGCGTTTACACGACGACAATCACCCGGCCGGAGCTTTTCCGCCATTATCTCAAGGAGCAGCTGGGGCTTCTGATGAAGAACCACGGCGTTCCCGTCACGGTTGCCGAATCGGCCACGCCCATTCCGCTGCATTTCGCCTTCGGCGAAGGCGCCTATGTCGAGGCCGCGGCGGCTTCATCGCTCTCCGACGTGCCGCTGCGCGATCTGTTCGATACGCCCGATCTCAACAATACCGACGACCTCATCGCTAATGGCGAATATGATCAGGTGCCGGGCGAACCCGCACCGCTCGCGCCTTTTACCGCACAGCGCATCGATTATTCGCTTGCCCGCCTCAGCCACTACACGGCGACCAGCGCCAGCCATTTCCAGAATTTCGTGCTGTTCACCAACTACCAGTTCTACATCGACGAATTCGCCGCATGGGCACGGCAGTTGATGAAGAATGGTGGCGAGGGCTACACAGCCTTCGTGGAGCCCGGCAACATCGTTACGCAGGCCGGTTCCGACCGGCCGCAGACGGATGCAGTGCTCGCGCGCCTGCCACAAATGCCTGCCTATCACCTCAAAAAGAAGGGCCATGCCGGTATTACGCTCGTCAATATCGGCGTCGGCCCCTCCAACGCCAAGACGATCACCGACCACATCGCCGTGCTGCGCCCGCATGCCTGGCTGATGGTTGGCCATTGCGCCGGCCTTCGCAACAGCCAGCGGCTGGGTGACTATGTTCTGGCCCACGCCTATGTGCGTGAGGATCACGTTCTCGATGACGACCTGCCGGTCTGGGTGCCGATCCCGGCGCTTGCCGAAGTGCAGCTGGCGCTGGAAGGTGCTGTTGCCGAAGTCACGGGTTATGAGGGTTTCGAGCTGAAGCGCATCATGCGCACCGGCACCGTCGCCACCATCGACAACCGCAACTGGGAACTTCGCGATCAGGCCGGCCCTGTCAAGCGCCTGTCGCAGTCACGCGCCATAGCACTCGACATGGAATCGGCCACCATCGCCGCCAACGGTTTCCGCTTCCGCGTGCCCTACGGCACCCTGCTCTGCGTCTCCGACAAGCCGCTGCATGGCGAATTGAAGCTGCCGGGCATGGCAACGGAGTTCTACCGCACCCAGGTCGCCCAGCATCTGCAAATCGGCATCCGCGCCGTGCAGAAGCTTGCCGCCATGCCGACGGAAACGCTGCATTCGCGCAAGCTCAGAAGCTTTTACGAGACGGCGTTCCAGTAA
- a CDS encoding OsmC family protein: MAGQEHHYAVEVKWTGNRGKGTSGYRDYERDYTISTAGKADIAGSSDPAFRGDPSRWNPEDLLVASLSACHKLWYLHFCSVNGIIVEDYVDNAEGTLVMEKDGAGQFSEVVLKPVITISKGDPARADELHHDAHDKCFIARSVNFPIRVEGTVKVV; this comes from the coding sequence ATGGCAGGACAGGAACATCATTACGCCGTCGAGGTGAAATGGACTGGTAATCGCGGCAAGGGCACGTCTGGTTATCGCGACTATGAGCGCGACTACACGATTTCCACGGCGGGCAAGGCGGATATTGCCGGCTCTTCCGACCCGGCCTTCCGCGGCGATCCCTCCCGCTGGAACCCGGAAGACCTGCTCGTCGCCTCGCTCTCCGCCTGCCACAAACTCTGGTACCTGCATTTCTGCTCCGTCAACGGCATCATCGTCGAAGACTATGTCGACAATGCCGAAGGCACGCTTGTCATGGAAAAGGACGGTGCGGGGCAGTTCAGCGAAGTGGTGCTGAAACCGGTCATCACCATTTCGAAGGGCGATCCCGCCCGGGCGGATGAGTTGCACCATGATGCGCATGACAAATGCTTCATTGCGCGGTCGGTGAATTTTCCCATCCGCGTGGAGGGGACGGTGAAGGTGGTTTGA
- the vapC gene encoding type II toxin-antitoxin system VapC family toxin: protein MIVVDTSVWIDWFQNKSTPQVTTLDDISDLTDVIIGDIILLEILQGERNDKLAAAIHSRLKRFGFVPMLTPELAVKAATNYRKLRGVGKTVRKTADLIIGTYCIEHGHKLLHNDRDFQPMADHLGLQFA from the coding sequence ATGATCGTTGTCGATACATCTGTCTGGATCGACTGGTTTCAGAATAAATCCACGCCTCAAGTCACAACGCTCGACGATATAAGCGATCTTACCGACGTGATTATCGGCGACATTATTCTTCTCGAAATCCTGCAGGGAGAGCGGAATGACAAGCTGGCGGCGGCTATACATAGTCGGCTGAAGCGCTTCGGATTCGTGCCGATGCTGACACCCGAACTTGCCGTTAAAGCTGCTACCAATTACCGAAAACTTCGCGGCGTAGGGAAAACCGTGCGTAAAACGGCTGACCTCATCATCGGCACTTACTGCATCGAGCACGGACATAAATTGCTGCACAACGACCGAGACTTTCAGCCGATGGCCGATCATCTCGGTCTGCAATTCGCCTGA
- the mgtE gene encoding magnesium transporter, translating into MNFHTLSQRASKAARLLRSGNAGSTTIAERVEHLNTLDTDAAVAALLAMPQAKAVAILDRPELHDAAAIIAGIPLEQAARFVNLMSDDRVADVMAEMEEEPRAKLFSRLDRTTALSIKHLMGYPPRTAGSIMTTEFVSVPDSWTVEQTLSHIRVVERSRETVYAIYVLAEDGTLTTVVTLRRLLTGEPGASILSVASKEGIAYASPLMLQEDVARLIRKHDLLALPVVDDHSHILGIVTVDDVIDTMIADTTEDAHKFGGMEALGKPYMTIGFPDMIRKRAGWLSALFLGEMLTASAMQHFEGELEKAVVLTLFIPLIMSSGGNSGSQATSLIIRALALGELKLSDWWRVLLREIPTGLTLGCILGAIGFLRLTVWQQAGFYDYGEHWLLVGITVFAALVGIVTFGSLAGSMLPFILQRLRLDPASASAPFVATLVDVSGLVIYFSVALVILSGTLL; encoded by the coding sequence ATGAACTTCCACACTCTCTCCCAGAGAGCCAGCAAGGCCGCACGTCTTCTCCGCAGCGGAAATGCCGGTTCCACCACCATTGCAGAACGTGTCGAGCACCTCAACACGCTTGATACCGACGCAGCCGTAGCAGCCCTGCTTGCCATGCCGCAGGCAAAGGCCGTTGCCATTCTCGACCGGCCGGAGCTGCATGACGCAGCCGCCATCATTGCCGGCATTCCGCTGGAACAGGCCGCCCGTTTCGTCAACCTGATGTCTGACGACCGCGTCGCCGACGTCATGGCGGAAATGGAAGAAGAGCCGCGCGCAAAGCTGTTTTCCCGGCTGGACCGCACCACCGCGCTCTCCATCAAACATCTGATGGGCTATCCGCCGCGCACCGCCGGTTCCATCATGACCACGGAATTCGTCAGCGTCCCTGACAGCTGGACGGTGGAACAGACCCTTTCGCACATCCGCGTTGTCGAGCGGTCGCGTGAAACGGTCTATGCCATCTATGTGCTGGCTGAGGACGGGACACTCACCACGGTCGTGACGCTGCGTCGCCTGCTGACCGGGGAGCCCGGTGCTTCCATCCTTTCCGTCGCGTCGAAGGAAGGCATTGCCTATGCAAGCCCGCTGATGTTGCAGGAGGATGTGGCCCGGCTGATCCGCAAGCACGACCTTCTGGCGCTTCCCGTGGTTGATGACCACTCGCATATTCTCGGCATCGTCACCGTTGACGACGTAATCGACACCATGATCGCCGATACCACGGAAGATGCCCACAAGTTCGGTGGTATGGAAGCACTCGGCAAGCCCTATATGACGATCGGCTTTCCGGACATGATCCGCAAGCGCGCCGGCTGGCTCTCAGCCCTGTTCCTCGGTGAAATGCTGACGGCCAGCGCCATGCAGCATTTCGAGGGCGAGCTGGAAAAGGCCGTTGTGCTGACGCTGTTCATTCCGCTCATCATGTCGTCGGGTGGTAACTCCGGTTCGCAGGCCACCTCGCTCATCATCCGGGCGCTGGCGCTCGGCGAATTGAAACTTTCCGACTGGTGGCGGGTGCTGCTGCGGGAAATCCCGACGGGCCTGACGCTCGGCTGCATTCTCGGTGCCATCGGCTTCCTGCGCCTGACCGTCTGGCAGCAGGCAGGTTTCTACGATTACGGCGAGCACTGGCTGCTGGTCGGCATCACCGTCTTTGCGGCACTTGTCGGCATCGTCACCTTCGGTTCGCTCGCCGGTTCCATGCTGCCGTTCATCCTGCAGCGCCTGCGGCTCGACCCCGCCAGCGCCTCTGCCCCCTTCGTCGCGACGCTGGTGGATGTCAGCGGCCTCGTCATCTACTTCTCGGTGGCGCTGGTTATCCTCAGCGGCACATTGCTCTAA
- a CDS encoding winged helix-turn-helix transcriptional regulator → MSRPRAKLTGNFPGCPVESALSFLDGKWKGVILYHLINEGTLRFNELRRHIPSVTQRMLTKQLRELEEAGLISRTVFPVVPPRVDYALTPLGETMRPVISALKSWGDAHVVCKNGAKYTQLPAAPEKAA, encoded by the coding sequence TCACCGGCAACTTCCCCGGCTGTCCGGTGGAATCGGCCTTGAGTTTTCTCGATGGCAAATGGAAGGGCGTGATCCTTTATCACCTCATCAATGAGGGCACGCTGCGCTTCAACGAATTGCGCCGCCACATCCCAAGCGTCACCCAGCGCATGCTGACCAAGCAGCTGCGCGAGCTGGAAGAGGCCGGCCTTATTTCGCGCACCGTCTTCCCGGTGGTGCCGCCGCGGGTGGATTACGCGCTGACGCCGCTTGGCGAGACGATGCGGCCGGTGATTTCGGCGCTGAAAAGCTGGGGCGACGCCCATGTCGTGTGCAAAAACGGCGCGAAATATACCCAGCTTCCGGCAGCCCCGGAAAAGGCGGCCTGA
- a CDS encoding MFS transporter, producing the protein MSQSNMSEALPRAENETVYTAAPAAALSPLAIALIELALAAGGFGIGTGEFAIMGLLPDVANTYGVTVPQAGYVITAYALGVVIGAPIIAVLAARLTRRTLLLGLMGLFAAGNILSALAPDFLSFTLLRFVTGLPHGAYFGVAALVAASMAPIHKRARAVGRVMLGLTIATLLGTPLATFFGQLLSWRAAFMLVGGIGLLTVALLWLFQPRDKVEEGASVWRELGAFRRVQVWLTLAIAAVGFGGMFSVFSYIAKTTTDVAMMPVSTVSMVLALFGIGMNVGNVVGSRLADISLNGTIGGMLAFNVLVMTVFGMTAHDPFMLCLCVFLIGCGFAACPAVQTRLMDVAQDAQTLAAASNHSAFNIANALGAWLGGLVIAMGFGYASTGYIGAVLSLLGLGVFLVSVTVERRAKAG; encoded by the coding sequence ATGAGCCAGTCGAATATGTCCGAAGCCCTCCCTCGCGCGGAGAATGAAACCGTTTACACGGCAGCACCGGCCGCCGCCCTTTCACCGCTTGCCATCGCACTGATCGAGCTGGCGCTGGCCGCCGGCGGTTTCGGCATCGGCACTGGTGAATTCGCCATCATGGGTCTGCTGCCCGACGTCGCCAACACATATGGCGTCACTGTTCCGCAGGCGGGTTACGTCATCACGGCCTATGCGCTGGGCGTCGTTATCGGCGCGCCGATCATTGCGGTCCTTGCCGCTCGCCTGACACGGCGTACACTGCTTCTTGGCCTGATGGGACTTTTTGCAGCAGGCAATATTCTGAGCGCCCTTGCGCCTGACTTCCTGAGCTTCACCCTCCTGCGTTTCGTTACCGGCCTGCCACATGGCGCCTATTTCGGCGTGGCCGCATTGGTGGCAGCCTCCATGGCGCCCATCCACAAGCGTGCCCGCGCCGTTGGCCGCGTCATGCTCGGTCTCACCATAGCCACCCTGCTCGGCACACCGCTCGCCACCTTCTTCGGCCAGCTCCTGTCCTGGCGAGCGGCCTTCATGCTGGTCGGCGGCATCGGGCTCTTGACCGTCGCCCTTCTCTGGCTGTTTCAGCCGCGTGACAAGGTGGAGGAAGGCGCAAGCGTGTGGCGTGAACTCGGCGCATTCAGGCGCGTGCAAGTGTGGCTGACGCTCGCCATCGCCGCCGTCGGTTTCGGCGGCATGTTCTCGGTGTTCAGCTATATCGCCAAGACCACCACCGACGTGGCGATGATGCCGGTTTCCACCGTTTCCATGGTGCTGGCGCTGTTCGGCATCGGCATGAATGTCGGCAATGTGGTCGGCTCGCGGCTCGCCGATATCTCGCTCAATGGTACGATTGGCGGCATGCTGGCCTTCAACGTGCTGGTCATGACGGTGTTCGGCATGACGGCGCACGATCCGTTCATGTTGTGCCTCTGCGTGTTCCTGATCGGCTGCGGTTTTGCAGCCTGCCCGGCCGTGCAGACCCGGCTGATGGATGTGGCGCAGGATGCGCAGACGCTTGCCGCCGCTTCCAACCATTCCGCTTTCAACATTGCCAATGCGCTCGGCGCCTGGCTTGGCGGCCTCGTCATTGCCATGGGTTTCGGTTACGCCTCGACGGGCTATATCGGTGCCGTTCTCTCCCTTCTCGGACTTGGCGTTTTCCTTGTTTCCGTCACCGTCGAACGGCGCGCAAAAGCCGGCTGA